Proteins from a genomic interval of Anatilimnocola floriformis:
- a CDS encoding formylmethanofuran dehydrogenase subunit B, with protein sequence MARSSLSRAGSIMTLQIIHNATCTACSCVCDDIELHHDDVRIHEARRACELGTPWFLNYTTAKNFPAALIDGKEATLDQAVAAAADYLHAADMPLIYGLSNTSCEAQKECVALADQLGGLLDSDRHDLTQIAVQMGGKVTCTLGEVKQRADLVVYWGVDPEESYPRHMSRYTVMRKSKFLPHGRADRTMVLVNVEESKSSEEADLVLRVTPASDFELIAILCAMLRGHEVADSAIAETGLNREQLVDLITRMKSCKFGCFFFSTGLSMTRGNYMNSASILLLAAELNAFTKFVAMPMPGHGNVTGADAVMRWQTGYPFSVSFNRGYPRYNPGEFSTEEVLSRGDCDAAIIIGADPVPALPPAAIDHLRRIPTIVLDPQITRTSQLARVHITTAPHGLAAGGTAYRMDELSMPLKPALTSPYPTDIEVIQKIKAAVAEKPFWLAEGSQPRMLHAE encoded by the coding sequence ATGGCTCGCAGCTCCCTTTCCCGCGCCGGCTCCATCATGACTTTGCAGATCATCCACAACGCCACGTGCACTGCTTGCAGCTGCGTCTGCGACGATATCGAGCTGCACCACGATGACGTCCGCATTCACGAAGCCAGGCGAGCCTGCGAACTCGGTACGCCTTGGTTTTTGAATTACACCACGGCGAAGAATTTTCCTGCGGCGTTGATCGACGGCAAAGAAGCGACGCTCGATCAGGCTGTCGCGGCGGCAGCGGACTATTTGCATGCTGCCGATATGCCGCTGATCTACGGATTGAGCAACACCAGTTGCGAAGCGCAGAAGGAATGCGTCGCGCTCGCCGATCAACTCGGCGGTCTGCTCGACAGCGATCGCCATGATCTGACACAAATCGCCGTGCAGATGGGTGGCAAGGTAACGTGTACCCTCGGCGAAGTGAAGCAGCGGGCCGACCTGGTCGTGTATTGGGGCGTCGATCCGGAGGAGAGTTATCCGCGCCACATGTCGCGCTACACCGTCATGCGAAAAAGCAAGTTCCTGCCGCACGGCCGGGCCGATCGCACCATGGTGCTGGTGAATGTCGAAGAGAGCAAGAGCTCGGAAGAAGCCGATCTAGTGCTGCGGGTCACGCCAGCGAGCGACTTTGAACTGATCGCGATTCTGTGCGCGATGCTGCGAGGCCATGAAGTCGCCGACTCCGCCATCGCCGAAACGGGACTGAATCGCGAGCAGCTGGTCGATTTGATTACGCGCATGAAGAGCTGCAAGTTCGGCTGTTTTTTCTTCAGCACCGGCTTGTCGATGACGCGCGGCAACTACATGAATAGTGCGTCCATTCTTTTGCTCGCCGCCGAGCTGAACGCGTTTACTAAGTTCGTCGCCATGCCAATGCCAGGCCATGGCAATGTCACTGGCGCCGACGCCGTCATGCGTTGGCAAACCGGTTATCCCTTCAGCGTGTCGTTTAACCGCGGCTATCCGCGCTACAACCCGGGAGAGTTTTCGACCGAAGAAGTCCTCTCGCGTGGCGACTGCGACGCCGCGATCATCATCGGCGCCGATCCTGTTCCCGCGCTGCCGCCGGCTGCAATCGACCATCTCCGACGCATTCCCACCATCGTGCTCGATCCGCAGATCACGCGCACCAGCCAACTGGCCCGCGTACACATCACCACTGCGCCGCACGGCCTTGCCGCTGGCGGCACTGCTTATCGCATGGATGAGCTCTCGATGCCGCTCAAACCGGCCCTCACGTCGCCCTATCCGACCGATATCGAAGTCATTCAAAAAATCAAAGCCGCCGTCGCAGAAAAGCCGTTCTGGCTCGCAGAAGGAAGCCAGCCGCGAATGCTGCACGCGGAATAA
- a CDS encoding Uma2 family endonuclease, which yields MATGTLQRHLGHDDHGRELTYEEFLAGDYEEGYRYELIEGRLYVSPFPNYPHDWMLSHVNELLTIYRVKNPAVVARLSSASRVFIPGKTKTTCPEPDFALYQSCPPGREVKWQDISPMIVVEIASPFNSEKDYVRNVELYQLVPSIREYWVFDKYADDNGPTLRVYHRSAARQSWEISDYGPRDVYTTELLPGFQLPVCPPK from the coding sequence ATGGCGACTGGCACGCTGCAGCGGCACCTCGGCCACGACGATCACGGCCGCGAGCTGACGTACGAAGAATTTCTCGCAGGAGATTACGAGGAAGGCTACCGGTACGAACTCATCGAGGGGAGGTTGTACGTGTCGCCTTTTCCAAATTATCCGCATGACTGGATGCTGTCGCATGTAAACGAGTTGCTAACGATTTATCGCGTAAAGAATCCGGCGGTTGTCGCGCGGCTCTCGAGTGCCTCTCGGGTTTTTATCCCAGGCAAGACAAAGACGACTTGCCCCGAACCCGATTTCGCCCTCTATCAAAGCTGCCCGCCAGGCCGAGAGGTCAAGTGGCAAGACATCAGCCCCATGATCGTGGTAGAAATTGCCAGTCCGTTCAATTCCGAAAAGGACTACGTCCGCAACGTTGAGCTCTATCAACTCGTGCCGTCCATTCGCGAATATTGGGTCTTCGATAAATACGCCGACGACAACGGCCCGACGTTGCGTGTTTATCACCGCAGCGCGGCGCGGCAGTCGTGGGAGATTTCCGACTACGGCCCGCGCGATGTCTACACCACCGAGCTCCTCCCCGGTTTTCAATTGCCAGTTTGTCCGCCGAAGTGA
- a CDS encoding DUF971 domain-containing protein, producing the protein MSAYPVGLSQPQPDRLLIEWSDGEKRLCTIKEMRENCPCATCREKHNAPPQPVNLKSLTILNDAQLQPLRIVSMRPLGNYAYNVSFSDGHDAGIFTFELLRVLGEKT; encoded by the coding sequence ATGTCCGCCTACCCCGTCGGCCTCAGTCAACCGCAACCCGATCGTCTGCTCATCGAATGGAGCGACGGCGAAAAGCGGTTATGCACGATCAAAGAAATGCGCGAAAACTGCCCCTGCGCAACGTGCCGTGAGAAGCACAACGCGCCGCCGCAGCCGGTGAATTTGAAGTCGCTGACGATTTTGAACGACGCCCAGCTGCAGCCGCTGCGGATCGTGTCGATGCGGCCGCTGGGAAATTACGCGTATAACGTCTCCTTCAGTGATGGGCATGACGCGGGGATTTTTACGTTTGAGTTGCTGCGGGTGTTGGGAGAAAAAACGTAG
- a CDS encoding thiamine pyrophosphate-binding protein, producing MKTGIQAMLELLHGSGVKYIFGNPGTTELPLNEALVTDKRFQYILGLQEVPVMGMADGYAMASGKLAVVNLHISCGLGHAMGILYNAFREGTPLLVTAGQQDRRLKFEEPILAGDMVSVTKPWTKWSCEVNRVQDLPNAVRRAVQIALTPPTGPVFLSLPIDVQMELTEGLDLTPPQVPNTRVRPPMESLQRAIEVLLSAKNPAILAGSRIVERDAVQELVDVAERLGAPVIAEPGTTHGRLPFPCDHPLYGQGLPLWSPEVRERLKEYDALLVVGMDLLRLYVYYDPPRPLPEHIRLVHLDEDPYQLGKNYPLDVGVLGDTKAGLADFGSMLKMIVPQLPPEQRELIANRKLRHTAEHLAARERLKTQIAADADKRPLTPLALMGALANILPPDVAVIEEAVTTTNTTFERLGALKNTTGYFGHRGWALGWGMGVAIGAKLAWPDRPVLALLGEGAAGYGIQGLWSAAKYNLPVVFVICNNAQYQILKIGAKGLQLPHALNDQYEGLDLVGPEVDFVKVAEGFGVAAKRISEPDELCAAIQTAWQGNRPLLIDVPISRVTQPRLQYG from the coding sequence ATGAAAACCGGCATCCAGGCAATGCTCGAGCTGCTGCATGGCAGCGGCGTGAAATATATTTTCGGCAACCCCGGCACGACGGAGTTGCCGCTCAATGAAGCGCTTGTCACCGACAAGCGGTTTCAATACATCCTTGGCCTGCAGGAAGTGCCGGTCATGGGGATGGCCGACGGCTACGCGATGGCGTCGGGCAAGCTCGCGGTGGTGAATCTGCACATCAGCTGCGGCCTCGGTCATGCGATGGGCATTCTTTACAACGCCTTTCGCGAAGGAACGCCGCTGCTCGTCACGGCGGGGCAACAAGATCGCCGGCTGAAGTTCGAAGAGCCGATTCTTGCCGGCGACATGGTCAGCGTCACCAAGCCGTGGACGAAATGGTCGTGCGAAGTGAACCGCGTGCAGGATCTGCCGAACGCGGTTCGTCGCGCGGTGCAAATTGCGCTAACACCTCCGACGGGGCCGGTGTTTTTGTCGCTGCCCATTGATGTGCAGATGGAACTGACCGAGGGGCTCGACCTCACGCCGCCGCAAGTGCCGAACACGCGCGTCAGGCCGCCGATGGAATCGCTGCAGCGGGCCATCGAAGTGCTGCTGAGCGCGAAGAACCCCGCCATTCTCGCCGGTAGTCGGATTGTCGAGCGAGATGCCGTGCAGGAATTGGTCGATGTAGCCGAGCGGCTTGGCGCGCCCGTCATCGCCGAGCCCGGCACCACGCACGGACGGCTGCCGTTTCCTTGCGACCATCCGCTCTATGGCCAGGGCCTGCCGCTCTGGTCGCCGGAAGTGCGCGAGCGTTTGAAAGAGTACGATGCACTCCTCGTTGTCGGCATGGATCTGCTGCGTCTGTATGTCTACTACGATCCGCCGCGGCCGTTGCCGGAGCATATTCGGCTGGTGCATCTCGACGAAGATCCGTATCAGCTCGGCAAAAACTATCCGCTCGATGTCGGCGTGCTTGGCGATACCAAAGCGGGCCTCGCCGATTTCGGCTCGATGCTGAAAATGATCGTGCCGCAGCTGCCGCCGGAACAGCGCGAGCTGATCGCCAATCGCAAACTGCGGCACACGGCCGAACACCTTGCCGCCCGCGAACGATTGAAAACGCAAATCGCCGCCGATGCCGACAAACGACCTCTCACGCCACTGGCACTCATGGGTGCGCTCGCGAATATTCTGCCGCCCGATGTGGCCGTTATCGAAGAAGCCGTGACAACGACGAACACCACCTTCGAGCGTCTCGGCGCATTGAAAAACACCACCGGCTACTTCGGTCATCGCGGCTGGGCGCTCGGCTGGGGAATGGGTGTCGCCATCGGCGCCAAACTCGCTTGGCCCGATCGGCCCGTTCTCGCCCTGCTCGGCGAAGGCGCAGCGGGCTACGGCATTCAAGGGCTCTGGTCGGCGGCGAAATACAACCTGCCAGTTGTCTTTGTCATCTGCAACAACGCGCAATATCAAATCCTGAAAATCGGCGCGAAGGGTCTGCAGCTGCCGCATGCGTTGAATGATCAGTACGAAGGCCTCGATCTCGTCGGCCCGGAAGTTGACTTCGTCAAAGTCGCCGAAGGTTTCGGTGTCGCTGCCAAACGGATCAGTGAGCCCGATGAACTTTGCGCCGCGATTCAAACCGCCTGGCAAGGGAATCGGCCGCTCCTGATCGACGTGCCGATCAGCCGCGTGACGCAACCGCGTTTGCAATACGGTTAG
- a CDS encoding formylmethanofuran dehydrogenase subunit A: protein MLRITGGKVYDPANGIDGKIKDIFIGDDGRFAAAAEGGRTIDASGMIIFPGGVDVHTHVAGGAINFARAMTPEDHRRTQAFMRTKTRRSGLGGMAPTTFATGYLYAGMGFTTLNEAAVPVLNARHTHEELADIPIVDKASLTLMANNEIMLDQLEKGEYERAKQVVAWYLWAAKSYGIKAVNPGGVAAWKWGKDAKQLTSPVEGYHNLTPGSIVTQLAQICDDLGLPHPIHLHCNNLGAPGNISTTLDTLKHLEGRRAHIAHSQYHAYGGDGWDTMCSATMELAEYFNTHPNITTDAGAVVFGDTVTITADGPWQHLLYKLTGRKWGNIDVENETGCGIVPYTYRPSNLVNAVQWAAGLELLLLIQSPWQVFLSTDHPNGGCFWRYPEIIELLMRSDVRKEALKRLPDKIKGKIKLPEIDREYTLLDVATAMSAGPARALGLHHKGNLSVGSDADLVIYDYDDNVARMFSHPRYVIKGGELVLEDGEIREAPQGREYLVRPAYDPSTEDFMRPLFEDCYTMSFENYPVALERIDRPHLQNCVPADQP, encoded by the coding sequence ATGCTGCGTATCACGGGCGGAAAAGTCTACGACCCAGCCAATGGGATCGATGGCAAGATCAAAGACATCTTCATCGGCGATGATGGGCGGTTTGCTGCGGCTGCCGAGGGCGGTCGCACGATTGATGCGAGCGGCATGATCATTTTTCCCGGCGGTGTCGATGTACACACGCATGTCGCCGGCGGCGCGATCAACTTTGCTCGCGCGATGACCCCCGAAGATCATCGCCGTACGCAAGCCTTCATGCGGACGAAGACCCGCCGCAGCGGCCTCGGCGGCATGGCCCCGACGACTTTCGCTACGGGCTATCTGTATGCCGGCATGGGTTTCACCACGCTCAACGAAGCCGCCGTGCCGGTGCTGAATGCTCGACACACACACGAAGAGCTTGCCGATATTCCGATTGTCGACAAGGCCTCGCTCACGCTGATGGCCAACAACGAGATCATGCTCGATCAACTCGAGAAGGGGGAGTACGAGCGGGCCAAGCAAGTCGTCGCCTGGTATCTGTGGGCCGCGAAGTCGTACGGCATTAAAGCGGTGAATCCTGGCGGAGTCGCAGCGTGGAAGTGGGGTAAAGACGCCAAACAGCTCACCTCGCCCGTCGAAGGTTATCACAATCTCACGCCCGGCAGCATCGTCACGCAGCTCGCGCAGATCTGCGACGATCTGGGTTTGCCGCATCCGATTCATTTGCATTGCAACAATCTTGGCGCGCCGGGCAACATCTCGACGACGCTCGACACGCTCAAGCATCTCGAAGGCCGTCGCGCTCACATCGCTCACTCACAGTACCACGCTTACGGCGGCGACGGCTGGGACACCATGTGCTCGGCCACGATGGAACTAGCCGAGTATTTCAACACGCATCCGAATATCACCACCGATGCCGGCGCAGTCGTCTTTGGCGATACCGTCACCATCACCGCCGATGGGCCGTGGCAGCATTTGCTGTACAAGTTGACCGGGCGGAAGTGGGGCAACATCGATGTCGAAAACGAAACCGGCTGCGGCATCGTGCCGTACACCTATCGCCCCAGCAACCTGGTGAACGCGGTGCAATGGGCAGCCGGCTTGGAATTGCTGCTGCTCATCCAAAGCCCTTGGCAAGTCTTTCTGTCGACCGATCATCCCAACGGCGGTTGCTTCTGGCGATACCCGGAAATCATCGAGCTGCTGATGCGGTCCGATGTTCGCAAAGAAGCCCTGAAGCGATTGCCGGACAAAATCAAAGGAAAAATCAAGCTGCCGGAGATCGATCGCGAATACACACTGCTCGATGTCGCCACGGCGATGTCGGCTGGTCCGGCGCGAGCGCTCGGTTTGCATCACAAGGGAAATCTCAGCGTCGGCAGCGATGCTGATCTGGTGATTTACGATTACGACGACAACGTCGCGCGCATGTTCAGCCATCCGCGTTACGTGATCAAAGGTGGCGAGCTGGTGCTCGAGGACGGCGAAATTCGCGAAGCGCCGCAGGGTCGCGAATATCTGGTCCGTCCTGCTTACGACCCGAGCACCGAAGACTTCATGCGCCCGCTGTTCGAAGATTGCTATACGATGTCGTTCGAAAACTATCCGGTCGCGCTGGAGCGAATCGATCGGCCGCATTTGCAAAACTGCGTTCCTGCAGATCAACCTTGA
- a CDS encoding flagellar basal body-associated FliL family protein — MRTYLFTLFAFGLAVVGLAGCGAAPVQVAGMDVPELLELLEDEQMKKNPHAYTEVDLGQFKVTRMLPADEGQLVVRFHLIGVVPEAKQEEFTGTMPKYETRLRDSILALVQKAEPEHLSDPALSYLKAEMMATINEQMHTRLLRSVVFSDLSIQRK; from the coding sequence ATGCGCACTTACCTGTTCACCCTGTTTGCATTCGGCTTGGCCGTTGTGGGTCTGGCGGGATGCGGCGCCGCACCGGTGCAAGTGGCGGGGATGGACGTGCCAGAATTGCTGGAGTTGCTCGAAGACGAGCAAATGAAGAAGAACCCGCACGCCTACACCGAGGTCGACCTGGGGCAATTCAAAGTCACTCGCATGTTGCCCGCCGACGAAGGTCAGCTGGTCGTCCGCTTTCATCTCATCGGCGTCGTACCCGAAGCCAAACAGGAAGAGTTCACTGGGACGATGCCGAAGTACGAGACGCGGCTGCGGGATTCGATCTTGGCGCTCGTGCAAAAAGCCGAGCCAGAACATCTGTCGGACCCGGCTCTCAGTTATCTGAAGGCCGAAATGATGGCGACCATCAACGAGCAGATGCACACCCGCTTGCTGCGCAGCGTGGTCTTCAGCGATCTGTCGATCCAGCGGAAGTAG
- a CDS encoding DUF4288 domain-containing protein, which translates to MNDEPWYGAKCIFLHAKGAGRSKQFYEERVVLIKAENFDKAVSRAEVMAEEYAKGLDGCAYAGFMNVFHIFDEQIGDGTEVYSLMRKSDLSKDEYLDKFYDTGAERSGGAEASSS; encoded by the coding sequence ATGAATGACGAGCCTTGGTATGGCGCGAAGTGCATCTTCCTTCATGCGAAAGGTGCTGGTCGTTCCAAGCAGTTTTACGAAGAACGAGTCGTCTTAATAAAAGCCGAGAACTTTGACAAAGCCGTTTCGCGGGCTGAGGTCATGGCAGAAGAGTATGCGAAAGGCCTTGATGGGTGCGCATACGCTGGATTCATGAATGTTTTCCACATCTTCGATGAGCAGATCGGCGATGGCACGGAGGTCTACTCGCTCATGCGAAAAAGCGATTTGAGCAAGGACGAGTACCTAGACAAGTTCTACGACACCGGGGCTGAGCGGAGCGGCGGCGCGGAAGCGTCGTCCTCCTGA
- a CDS encoding formylmethanofuran dehydrogenase subunit C has product MTITFYLKREPTVPLEAEVLSPDVMADLSNAEIRALTVFHGKRQVRLDEFFDVEGERSADLELHGGLHKVRWIGHRMSRGSVVIRGSAGTHLGAYMRGGRIEVHGDAGDWIGAEMRDGLIHVHGNAGGQIGAAYRGSLRGMTNGTIIVDGAAGVEVGMRMRRGTIVVGGPAQDFAGLQMKGGTIILLSGAEIRTGAWMKRGTIISLKPLHLMPTFTQAADTNPTFVSLIAKYLQPLGVKLPHGDNSVYRHYSGDLAVSDKGEILVWQAAS; this is encoded by the coding sequence ATGACAATCACCTTCTATCTCAAACGCGAACCGACCGTACCTCTCGAAGCTGAAGTGCTGTCGCCGGACGTCATGGCCGATTTGTCGAATGCCGAGATTCGAGCCCTCACCGTCTTTCATGGTAAACGGCAAGTTCGGCTAGATGAGTTTTTTGACGTCGAGGGAGAGCGAAGTGCCGATTTGGAGTTACACGGCGGGTTGCACAAAGTTCGTTGGATCGGCCATCGCATGTCGCGCGGCAGCGTTGTCATCCGCGGCTCGGCTGGCACGCACCTGGGCGCGTACATGCGCGGCGGCAGGATTGAAGTTCACGGCGATGCCGGCGACTGGATCGGCGCTGAGATGCGCGACGGTCTGATTCATGTCCACGGCAACGCGGGTGGCCAGATCGGCGCTGCCTATCGCGGTTCGCTGCGGGGCATGACCAATGGCACGATCATTGTCGACGGCGCGGCGGGTGTGGAGGTCGGCATGCGGATGCGCCGCGGCACGATCGTCGTCGGCGGTCCGGCTCAGGACTTCGCCGGTCTGCAAATGAAGGGCGGCACGATCATTCTGCTGAGCGGCGCCGAGATTCGCACTGGCGCGTGGATGAAGCGCGGCACGATCATCTCGCTCAAGCCGCTGCACCTCATGCCGACGTTCACGCAGGCGGCAGATACCAATCCCACTTTCGTCAGCTTGATTGCGAAATATCTGCAGCCACTCGGCGTTAAGCTTCCTCACGGCGACAATAGCGTGTATCGCCATTATTCCGGCGATCTGGCCGTCTCTGACAAGGGCGAGATCCTCGTGTGGCAAGCGGCTTCTTAG
- a CDS encoding prenyltransferase/squalene oxidase repeat-containing protein, producing MQAKQLQRRLFLAGLGSVALVAATSRLSLAQEKKDSALSADETKKLNTAVSKGLEFLKTKGQSEDGSISRGIGITSLGIAAMLQNGLTPQDPAVAKGLKLIESSAQPSGAIMSPKSRFQNYETCLAVVALSLANKDKKYDEILKKADKFIRSNQFDGEEGHDKDSVMFGGGGYGAGGQGRPDLSNTAFMVEALNAAGAKADDPAIQNALVFVSRCQNLESPYNTTKYAALENDGGFYYTGALDKPKEDELTAKGGLRSYGTMSYAGLKSLIFAGLKQDDPRVKAVNGWISKNYDLKTNPGMGGSGLFYYYQTFAKTLDVVGEANIKDAKGVEHNWRKELVDELASRQREDGAWVNTNGQWMEGDANLCTCFALLALSHCRGK from the coding sequence ATGCAAGCGAAGCAACTTCAGCGGCGTCTGTTCTTGGCAGGTTTGGGGAGCGTGGCTCTGGTGGCCGCGACCTCGCGCCTTTCCTTGGCCCAGGAAAAGAAAGATTCCGCACTGAGTGCCGACGAGACCAAAAAGCTGAACACGGCCGTCTCAAAAGGCTTGGAGTTTTTGAAGACCAAGGGCCAGTCCGAAGACGGCTCGATCTCGCGCGGCATTGGCATCACGTCGCTCGGCATCGCGGCCATGCTGCAGAACGGTCTCACGCCGCAGGACCCAGCCGTGGCGAAGGGTTTGAAGCTGATCGAATCGTCGGCTCAGCCGAGCGGCGCCATCATGTCGCCGAAGAGCCGGTTTCAGAATTACGAAACCTGCCTCGCCGTCGTCGCCCTCAGCCTCGCCAACAAGGATAAGAAGTACGACGAAATCCTGAAGAAGGCCGACAAGTTCATTCGCTCGAACCAATTCGACGGCGAAGAAGGCCACGACAAAGACAGCGTGATGTTTGGCGGCGGCGGCTACGGCGCTGGCGGCCAAGGTCGCCCCGATCTGTCGAACACGGCCTTCATGGTCGAAGCTCTGAATGCCGCCGGTGCGAAGGCTGATGATCCTGCCATCCAAAATGCACTCGTCTTTGTGTCTCGCTGCCAGAACCTGGAATCGCCCTACAACACCACCAAGTACGCGGCTCTCGAAAACGACGGCGGATTCTATTACACCGGCGCTCTCGACAAGCCGAAGGAAGACGAACTGACGGCCAAGGGTGGCCTGCGGAGCTACGGCACGATGAGCTATGCCGGTCTGAAGAGCTTGATCTTCGCTGGTCTGAAGCAAGACGACCCGCGCGTGAAGGCCGTCAACGGCTGGATCAGCAAGAACTACGACCTGAAGACCAATCCCGGCATGGGCGGCTCGGGCTTGTTCTATTATTACCAGACGTTCGCCAAGACCTTGGATGTGGTCGGCGAAGCGAACATCAAAGATGCCAAGGGCGTGGAACACAACTGGCGAAAAGAACTTGTCGACGAACTGGCCAGCCGCCAGCGCGAAGACGGCGCGTGGGTGAACACCAACGGCCAATGGATGGAAGGCGATGCTAACCTCTGCACCTGCTTCGCCCTCCTCGCCCTGAGCCACTGCCGCGGGAAGTAG